The window AGTCGATCTCGCCGGAAAACTGGAAAAAAACGGACTCGCTGGGGAGGGAAAGTGGTCGGGGACACTACTAGAGTCTTCTGGAGTGGAGGCGCGCCGTCGCCGGCGCCGGAGGGTGGAGAACGGACGGACGTCCGCACTTTTAACCGAGTGCTGACGTCCGCTTCTGATCCTCTATATATATATATATATAGTCCCTTCCAGAGTGGGACACGTACCGCTCTGAAATTAAAGTGTGGTGCTTCTCATTTCGCTCATTTTTAAGTCATATTTTCACATCTACACCGTTCAGTGTCTAAAACATAATGTGTAGATCGTTCCTATAAAGTTTCATCGAATTTGGAAATCATTTGGGTACCGAATTAGATTAAATGAATCATCTGTCCAAACAGAACCGTTCGTTATATCATAATTTACAGAAGCTCAAATGATCTTTCAAAATTTGGATAAAAACTTTTGCATAAATGATCCACACTATATTCTAGACACTGAACGGTGTAGATGTGAAAATGTGACATAAAAGTGAGCGAAACGATGAGCACCACACTTTAATTTCAAAGCGGTGTCCCGTTCTGAAAGGGAATTATAAGAACCATCTACAACCTCAACTCCTTTGGATTTTCAAGGAAAGGGATGTTTTTGAGGTGTGTCCATCACCAAAAAAAAAGTAAGACCTCTTTGGAAGATCTTGTAGGATTGGAGGACCCTATCGCCGTCTTCAAGAGGACATGTAGCTAGGCCTTTACGAAGCAAGAACAAGTTTTCAGTTGAGAATTTAGTTACCCCGCCGCATTTGGCAACCCCAAAACATGTACGAGAAGAGGCTAGCTCTAATGGTAAGGGCAAGGAGATAGCTTAATTTCATTGTTTTTCTTAACCTAGATAGTTGTTGGATGATTATTTTAATTTCATTCATGGTTATATGTGGTTGTACACCGAGGTCTGAGGCGACTAGTATATCCACGAAGTGGAATTAGATCGTTGTAACAGGAAGTCATCTGTCATAGGTTTGATATGAGCTCAATTGTTATAGTTACCTAAAAGTTTATTGGGACAAACATCACTTGATGTGTGAACCATCTAGCCGAGGATAATCAATGAAAATATTCATCTTTTACTCAACAACCTCTTAACTCCTTTGGGAATAATAATATAAAAATATCTATAACCTCATCTCTTTTGCTTTTTTGACAGGAACAAGCTTCGGTACTTGGAATCTTCTTAGGCGTAGTAGTTAGTAGTAGCTTCGGTACTTGGAATCTTCTTAGGCGTAGCAGTTAGTAGTAACAACGAGGCTTGACTGCTTGTTTTTCCTTCCTACTAGAAGACATTCTTATGGAGTTCCTTAAATATTGGAGCCACATAAGGTCCGTAGGTGAGACCTAAAGAACATTTAGAAGGGATGTACTAGATATGTATGTCAATTGGGAAACCCGACATTGACCAATGGCCCTGTTGATTTGGGCTTCGCTCTAAATTTTCATGTTAGTTTAAACATAATCAGATACTTCGAGAAACCAAAGGCTAGTCGCCCTTACCATTAAGGCATTAACATATACAAAATACAAAAGAGGGCCGAAGCCAGTTTATGCAGTAGAAACACACACATCCAAAAACGACTAGCTAGCCATGCCAAAACCGAAAATGCACAACATCATAAAAGGTCCACACTACACACAGTGGACTCGACCGATCACATCTTGCCGCTGCGGTCCACGCGCACATTTCCGGCCTCATCCACCACGCGCCGCTCCACAACCACTGTGCCCTCATCTCCCATTTGACCAGGATGGTCGGACTTCCTAAGCGCCGCCGCAACAGCCCCTGGGCGAGTGTCCTTGATGTCGATTTCCACCTTCTCCACAGGTACATCCTGATGTGTGGCACGCGACTCCCCTACCACATCGCTTGGATGAGTCAGCTTGCTCTTGATAGCATCAGTCACACTCCCAAGTGTACTGAAAATGTTGCTCCTGGCGGCAGTGCCCTTATCTGCCTCAGTCTCACGGTCCATGTCTCCTGCTCGCGCTTCATAACCTTTCTCCATTAGCCTCAACTCCTCCATTTTTCTCCTAGCATCCTCCTCGGTCTCGCTCAACGTTTCCTGCAATGCAACCAAACTACGTTAGAATTCAAAAACGAAAGCAACTAAGCAAGCTTTAAGTACATAAGTAGCTATGATAACTCAAATCTTACCTTGGTTTTCTCGGCTGCCTCTCTGGTCTTATGTTTGGTTGCCTCCGCAGTCTCTTTATTCTTCTCCTTCGCTGTGTCGACCATCTGTTTAGTGTTCTCTTTGACAGTCTCGGCCGTCTCTGCAGCCTTCTCTTTGGTCTCTTCTTTCTTACCGGTGAAGTAATTCATGAGCCCACCCAACTTGCTCATAGTAGTGTCCTTCCCTTCTTTTGCTTTCTCAGCCGTATACTCCGCAGCATCGTTAGTCTTATTTTTGGCTGCCTCTGCGGTCTCTTTCGTCTTCTCTGCCGTAGTATCCTTGGCTTCCTTCGCTTTCTCTACTGTAGTGTCTTTGGCCTCCTTTGCCTTCTCCGCAGCATAGTTCGTGTATTCACTGGCCTTCCCCACGGTAGTGTCCTTGCCCTCCTTGGCCTTGTCAGCAGCATAATTGGTGTACTCTTTAGCCTTCCCTACTGTGGTATCCTTGGCCTCCTGGGCCTTCTGAGCAGTGTAATCAGTATACTCCCCAGCCTTCCTCATAGCTGCATCTTTAGTCTCTTTCGCCTTCTCTGCTGCTTCATTTGCGGTATCGGCAACATAGT of the Fragaria vesca subsp. vesca linkage group LG6, FraVesHawaii_1.0, whole genome shotgun sequence genome contains:
- the LOC101313619 gene encoding embryonic protein DC-8-like; this translates as MASSKQFKEERAEAEARKAALDLKDVNRERENQTAGVKMDRDMYGQPRESSHVQQEAKPGVIGSVFRAVTGTLEHAKDAVVGKSHDASDAARERSEYTTLKAKETTDAPGEKLDEYKEAVAQPAKEAADRAAKKTMAMKDTTAQKAKETADKARETKESAKGNVNEYAGYTAQKATEAKDAAAEKAKQTKDYVADTANEAAEKAKETKDAAMRKAGEYTDYTAQKAQEAKDTTVGKAKEYTNYAADKAKEGKDTTVGKASEYTNYAAEKAKEAKDTTVEKAKEAKDTTAEKTKETAEAAKNKTNDAAEYTAEKAKEGKDTTMSKLGGLMNYFTGKKEETKEKAAETAETVKENTKQMVDTAKEKNKETAEATKHKTREAAEKTKETLSETEEDARRKMEELRLMEKGYEARAGDMDRETEADKGTAARSNIFSTLGSVTDAIKSKLTHPSDVVGESRATHQDVPVEKVEIDIKDTRPGAVAAALRKSDHPGQMGDEGTVVVERRVVDEAGNVRVDRSGKM